The Acidobacteriota bacterium genome has a segment encoding these proteins:
- a CDS encoding DinB family protein has protein sequence MSPDLENQIVDTWNINNRINLYLLEAIPADALSDISASKGRTVAEQVAHLHNVRLMWLKVSGPDLMEGLEKIEKEAAADKKLLARRLKESGQAMEALLKKAIENGGKVKGFKPHVTAFLGYVIAHESHHRGQIALSLKQSGHPLDKKVGYGIWEWGVR, from the coding sequence ATGAGTCCGGATCTCGAAAACCAAATCGTCGACACGTGGAACATAAACAACCGCATCAACCTCTACCTGCTCGAAGCGATCCCGGCAGACGCGCTCAGTGACATCTCGGCTTCGAAGGGGCGAACCGTTGCCGAGCAAGTAGCTCACCTTCACAACGTCAGGCTGATGTGGCTGAAGGTGTCCGGTCCCGACCTCATGGAAGGTCTCGAGAAGATCGAGAAGGAGGCGGCCGCCGACAAGAAGCTGCTGGCGCGGCGACTGAAGGAATCCGGGCAGGCCATGGAAGCGCTGCTCAAGAAAGCGATCGAGAACGGGGGCAAGGTGAAGGGGTTCAAACCGCATGTTACGGCTTTCCTGGGCTATGTCATCGCTCACGAATCGCATCACCGCGGCCAGATTGCTCTCTCGCTGAAGCAGTCCGGGCACCCGCTCGACAAGAAGGTTGGTTATGGAATCTGGGAATGGGGCGTGCGATAA
- the thrS gene encoding threonine--tRNA ligase, whose translation MADEFHSDEDFALGVEDFPSERDYKLHCLRHSTSHIMASAVQQIFPDAKFAIGPPIKNGFYYDMMLPRPLTPEDLVEIEQRMREIVKRGIEFKRENWDKSKALDFFGSHNQEFKTELINGIPGDTVSTYAIGEFTDLCAGPHVRRTSECKHFKLTSIAGAYWRGSEKNPMLQRIYGTVWPTRDELEEYLHNIEEAKRRDHRRVGRELELFMTHEWAPGAPFWLPKGTVIYHTLQETIRRLLAHNGYVEVKAPLLFSENLFKTSGHWAHYKENMFIVHEDEHEYALKPMNCPGHMLIFGAKRRSYRELPLRLSEHSVLHRNERAGVLAGLTRVRQFQQDDAHLFITEDQIGEEVNRLLALVARVYKAFGMGYRFTLSVRGDDMSKHMGDPAVWDRAEKLLAEALEENHLEYTVEKGEANFYGPKIDQMVQDSLKREHQLGTIQLDFQLPRSFGLSYVNEHNAESIPVVIHRAIYGSLERFVGILIEHYAGAFPVWLAPVQAKVLSISEKTADYAREVYERLLAEEIRVELDVRDDKIGAKIRDAQLEKVPYMLVTGAKEAESRAVAVRSREKGDEGAVPLEEFVARIKVEASFDY comes from the coding sequence ATGGCCGACGAGTTTCATAGCGATGAGGATTTCGCGCTCGGAGTCGAGGACTTCCCTTCCGAGCGCGACTACAAGCTGCACTGCCTGCGACATTCGACCTCGCACATAATGGCTTCGGCTGTTCAGCAAATCTTCCCCGACGCCAAGTTCGCCATCGGTCCGCCGATCAAGAACGGTTTCTACTACGACATGATGCTGCCGCGGCCGCTCACGCCCGAGGACCTGGTGGAAATCGAGCAGCGCATGCGCGAGATCGTCAAACGAGGGATCGAGTTCAAACGCGAGAATTGGGATAAATCGAAGGCGCTCGACTTTTTCGGGTCACACAACCAGGAGTTCAAAACCGAATTGATCAATGGCATTCCCGGCGACACGGTATCGACTTACGCGATCGGCGAATTTACCGATCTTTGCGCGGGTCCGCACGTTCGGCGCACAAGCGAGTGCAAACACTTCAAGCTCACTTCGATTGCCGGCGCTTACTGGCGCGGCAGCGAGAAGAACCCGATGCTTCAACGCATCTACGGCACGGTGTGGCCAACCAGGGACGAGCTCGAGGAGTACCTGCACAACATCGAAGAGGCGAAACGGCGCGATCATCGAAGGGTCGGGCGCGAGCTTGAACTCTTCATGACTCACGAGTGGGCGCCGGGCGCGCCGTTCTGGCTGCCGAAGGGCACGGTCATCTATCACACGCTTCAGGAGACCATAAGACGGCTGCTCGCGCACAACGGCTACGTCGAGGTCAAGGCGCCGCTGCTGTTCAGCGAGAACCTGTTCAAGACTTCCGGGCACTGGGCTCACTACAAAGAGAACATGTTCATCGTCCACGAAGATGAACACGAATACGCGTTGAAGCCGATGAATTGCCCGGGCCACATGCTGATCTTCGGGGCGAAGCGGCGCAGTTATCGCGAGCTTCCATTGAGACTCTCCGAGCATAGCGTGCTTCATCGCAACGAGCGCGCCGGCGTGCTGGCTGGCCTAACCCGCGTGCGCCAGTTCCAACAGGACGACGCTCACCTGTTCATCACCGAAGACCAGATCGGCGAAGAAGTGAACCGGCTGCTCGCGCTGGTAGCCCGAGTCTACAAGGCGTTCGGTATGGGTTATCGCTTTACGCTGAGTGTTCGCGGCGATGATATGTCGAAACACATGGGCGATCCGGCGGTGTGGGACCGGGCCGAGAAGCTGCTCGCGGAGGCGCTCGAGGAAAACCATCTCGAATACACCGTCGAGAAAGGCGAGGCCAACTTCTACGGGCCGAAGATCGATCAGATGGTCCAGGACTCCTTAAAACGCGAGCACCAGCTCGGCACGATCCAGTTGGATTTTCAGCTTCCGCGGAGCTTCGGGCTGAGCTACGTCAACGAGCACAACGCCGAATCGATTCCGGTTGTGATTCATCGCGCCATCTACGGCTCGTTGGAGCGGTTCGTAGGCATCCTGATCGAGCATTACGCCGGAGCGTTTCCGGTGTGGCTCGCGCCGGTGCAGGCGAAGGTGCTGTCGATATCGGAGAAGACCGCCGACTATGCGCGCGAGGTCTACGAGCGATTGCTCGCCGAAGAGATTCGCGTCGAGTTGGACGTGCGCGACGATAAGATCGGCGCCAAGATTCGCGACGCGCAGCTCGAGAAGGTTCCGTACATGCTGGTCACCGGCGCGAAGGAAGCCGAGTCGCGCGCGGTGGCTGTTCGCTCGCGCGAGAAGGGCGACGAGGGCGCCGTACCGCTTGAAGAGTTCGTCGCCCGGATAAAGGTCGAAGCGAGCTTTGACTATTAG
- a CDS encoding DNA polymerase Y family protein produces MFACIHSPNLKNHATLVDCAYAFSPLVEETAGNTVVLDIEGCELLFGSPREIAKEIARHAAELGLKVNVAIARDPDAAIHAARSFGGITVIHPGKEAKRLGDLPLASLDASLARVEADRAAEILETLELWGIRSFRDFAALPEAGVSERLGPEGVRLQKLACGETDRPLLLSKPAPGFEKSLELDDPIELLEPLSFILARLLNQLCANLQAHGLAVDELRLRLKLEDKTEHERAIRLPFPMRDGRVFLKLLLLDIESHPPKCAIVAVSITCEPAKPRSIQNGLFQPLAPEPEKLELTLARLARLVGANNVGSPELVNTHRPGAFRIKRFIVKRDVNRRGRRARGANNLTGRGGEGARGRANPRSSILHSRSVLGFRVFRPPLRAEVETPGGWPTRIKAQAAAGRSIRGKILHLAGPWRTSGDWWTEDRWSRDEWDVAVAGSDASSEKGTLYRIYHDLRSDAWFVEGVYD; encoded by the coding sequence ATGTTCGCGTGTATTCATAGCCCCAATCTCAAGAATCATGCGACGCTGGTGGACTGTGCTTACGCGTTCTCGCCGCTGGTGGAAGAGACCGCCGGGAACACGGTCGTGCTGGACATCGAAGGCTGCGAGTTGTTGTTCGGCTCGCCTCGCGAGATTGCAAAAGAGATCGCGCGCCACGCCGCGGAGCTCGGTCTCAAAGTCAATGTAGCCATTGCTCGAGATCCTGATGCGGCCATTCATGCGGCAAGAAGTTTCGGTGGCATAACCGTCATCCATCCCGGCAAAGAAGCAAAACGCCTCGGTGATTTGCCGCTCGCGTCGCTGGATGCTTCTCTGGCTCGCGTCGAAGCTGATCGCGCGGCGGAGATTTTAGAGACGCTCGAGCTTTGGGGCATCCGAAGCTTTCGCGATTTCGCGGCATTGCCCGAAGCGGGAGTCTCCGAGCGGCTCGGGCCTGAGGGTGTGCGGTTGCAAAAGCTCGCTTGCGGTGAAACCGATCGCCCGTTGTTGCTTTCGAAGCCGGCGCCGGGGTTCGAGAAATCCCTCGAGCTTGATGATCCTATCGAGCTTCTCGAACCGCTCTCTTTCATTCTTGCCCGACTGTTGAATCAGCTCTGCGCAAACCTGCAAGCACACGGGCTGGCGGTGGATGAACTGAGGCTTCGATTGAAGCTTGAAGATAAAACCGAACACGAGCGAGCGATTCGCCTGCCTTTTCCGATGCGCGACGGCAGAGTCTTTTTGAAGTTGCTGCTGCTGGACATCGAATCGCATCCACCAAAGTGTGCGATCGTCGCGGTGTCGATCACCTGCGAACCGGCGAAGCCCCGATCGATACAGAACGGACTGTTTCAGCCGCTCGCGCCTGAACCGGAAAAGTTAGAGCTGACGTTAGCGCGGCTCGCCAGACTGGTCGGTGCAAACAACGTCGGCTCGCCTGAGTTGGTGAACACGCATCGGCCGGGAGCTTTTCGCATCAAGCGTTTCATCGTGAAGAGAGACGTTAACCGCAGAGGACGCCGAGCGCGCGGAGCTAATAACCTGACAGGGCGAGGGGGCGAGGGGGCGAGGGGGCGAGCCAATCCTCGATCTTCAATCCTCCATTCTCGATCCGTTCTTGGCTTCAGAGTGTTTCGTCCTCCGTTGCGCGCGGAAGTCGAAACACCAGGCGGCTGGCCGACTCGGATCAAAGCGCAAGCCGCAGCCGGTCGAAGCATACGCGGCAAGATTTTGCATCTGGCGGGTCCGTGGCGCACTTCGGGTGATTGGTGGACCGAGGACCGCTGGTCTCGCGACGAGTGGGATGTAGCTGTTGCTGGTTCTGATGCTTCTTCGGAGAAGGGAACGCTCTATCGCATCTATCACGATTTGCGGAGTGATGCGTGGTTTGTTGAAGGGGTATATGACTGA
- a CDS encoding DNA alkylation repair protein, with protein MGRAITMPQTRSIDGPIESADALAAEIAHRIRALPGLNTERVRAVRREFSKRLSKASSATVLEIAGRLLDDPSSDYRFVAYELIRHHRAALASLRETELERFGRGINSWGAVDMFACYLAGPAWRENQVPDKLIHRWAHSKDRWWRRAALVSTVPLNSKAQGGSGDTARTLAVCRLLVTDRDDMVVKAMSWALRELSKRDANAVKQFLDERQNVIAARVVREVGNKLSTGLKNPRERNAGKSKVR; from the coding sequence ATGGGGCGTGCGATAACAATGCCCCAGACCCGCTCTATCGACGGCCCGATCGAAAGCGCCGACGCGCTTGCGGCTGAGATCGCCCACCGGATTCGCGCGCTGCCAGGATTGAACACCGAACGTGTGAGAGCGGTTCGCCGCGAGTTCTCAAAGCGCCTTTCGAAAGCCTCGTCCGCCACCGTCCTGGAAATTGCGGGGCGACTGCTCGACGATCCGTCAAGCGACTATCGCTTCGTTGCCTACGAGCTTATTCGGCATCATCGAGCGGCACTCGCAAGCTTGCGTGAAACGGAACTCGAACGATTTGGCCGCGGCATAAACAGTTGGGGCGCGGTCGATATGTTCGCCTGCTATTTAGCGGGACCCGCGTGGCGGGAGAATCAAGTTCCCGACAAGCTCATTCATCGCTGGGCGCATTCAAAGGACCGCTGGTGGCGCCGCGCTGCGCTGGTCAGCACTGTGCCGCTCAACAGCAAGGCTCAAGGAGGAAGCGGTGATACGGCGCGCACGCTTGCAGTCTGCCGCCTACTGGTAACGGATCGCGACGATATGGTCGTCAAGGCGATGTCGTGGGCGCTTCGCGAACTGTCGAAGCGCGACGCAAACGCGGTGAAACAGTTTCTCGACGAACGTCAGAACGTCATCGCGGCTCGAGTAGTCAGGGAAGTAGGAAATAAGCTCTCAACCGGACTGAAGAACCCGCGGGAAAGAAATGCCGGCAAGAGCAAAGTTCGCTGA
- a CDS encoding Uma2 family endonuclease — MTTQIQPVLTIEDLDLMPEDGNRYELIEGEIYMSRAPSITHQLVFRNLLTGIDVFLMRNPIGLIVPGPGVTFDDFNGVIPDIVFVSNERRAQIISGERFTDAPDLVIEIISPGAENERRDRTIKRRLYGRFGVKEYWLIDLVNRAVEIYELGKSGLELAATFSGDDELTSSVLPGFRLKLTDLFRI, encoded by the coding sequence ATGACCACACAGATACAACCTGTTCTGACTATCGAAGATCTCGATCTCATGCCAGAGGATGGAAACCGATATGAACTCATCGAGGGGGAGATTTACATGTCTCGTGCGCCCAGCATCACTCACCAACTCGTGTTTCGGAATCTGCTGACCGGGATCGATGTCTTTCTGATGCGCAACCCGATTGGTTTGATTGTGCCCGGGCCGGGCGTGACCTTTGATGATTTCAACGGCGTTATTCCAGACATTGTATTCGTCAGCAATGAGCGTCGCGCACAAATTATTTCCGGCGAGCGATTCACGGACGCGCCTGATCTCGTGATTGAGATCATTTCTCCGGGCGCTGAGAATGAGCGTCGAGACCGAACGATCAAACGACGCCTTTACGGCCGATTTGGCGTTAAAGAGTATTGGCTCATTGACTTGGTAAATAGAGCAGTGGAGATTTACGAACTTGGTAAATCAGGACTGGAATTGGCTGCTACCTTCAGCGGCGATGATGAATTGACCTCGTCGGTACTCCCCGGATTCCGTTTGAAGCTGACTGACTTGTTCAGAATTTGA
- the lexA gene encoding transcriptional repressor LexA, with protein MVTPRQRQIYDYLCRYADAHSYAPTMAEIGKQFKLSSPASVHHILAGLEREGLIRRIPNVSRGIEVVREEASEQDFEIPLLGVVAAGQPIEAILSHETICVPRDFMGRERLFALRVRGDSMIGEQIREGDCIIVESRQTANNGEMVVALVDGSDATVKTFFKERNQIRLEPANPRYKPIIVSPPDRVTIQGVVKGLIRKYKR; from the coding sequence ATGGTCACACCAAGACAGCGACAGATCTATGACTACCTTTGCCGTTACGCCGATGCGCACAGCTATGCGCCAACGATGGCGGAGATCGGCAAACAATTCAAGCTCAGCTCGCCGGCAAGCGTTCACCACATTTTAGCGGGACTGGAACGTGAGGGGCTGATCCGCCGCATCCCGAACGTAAGCCGCGGCATCGAGGTCGTGAGAGAAGAAGCCTCGGAACAGGACTTCGAGATACCGTTGCTGGGTGTAGTCGCAGCCGGCCAACCGATAGAAGCAATCCTCAGCCACGAAACCATCTGCGTGCCGCGCGATTTCATGGGCCGCGAGCGCCTGTTCGCGCTTCGCGTGCGCGGCGATTCGATGATCGGCGAGCAAATACGCGAAGGCGACTGCATCATCGTCGAGTCGCGCCAGACGGCTAACAACGGCGAGATGGTCGTAGCGCTGGTGGATGGGAGCGACGCGACGGTGAAGACTTTTTTCAAGGAACGCAATCAGATAAGACTCGAGCCGGCTAACCCGCGATATAAACCGATCATCGTTAGCCCGCCCGATCGCGTGACGATTCAGGGCGTCGTAAAGGGGCTTATTCGTAAGTACAAACGGTGA
- a CDS encoding DNA-3-methyladenine glycosylase I codes for MGSYCDIAPGHPYHGPYHAKEYGFPIRDESKLFERLVLEINQAGLSWLTILKKRENFRAAFDGFDVDRVAAYGRRERSRLLGDAGIICNQLKINAAIENARRIAGIRDRDGSFAKWLDANHPLAKDDWVKLFKKTFVFTGGEITGEFLLSTGYLPGAHAVTCPVYERIAKRNPPWMRS; via the coding sequence ATGGGCAGCTACTGCGATATCGCACCCGGGCATCCTTATCATGGTCCGTACCACGCAAAGGAGTACGGATTTCCTATTCGCGATGAATCGAAACTATTCGAGCGGCTGGTGCTCGAAATCAATCAGGCGGGTTTGTCGTGGTTGACGATTCTAAAAAAGCGAGAGAACTTCCGTGCCGCGTTCGACGGGTTTGACGTCGATCGGGTCGCGGCTTATGGAAGAAGAGAGCGCTCACGTCTGCTCGGCGACGCCGGTATTATTTGCAACCAGCTTAAGATCAATGCGGCGATCGAGAACGCGCGCCGCATCGCCGGAATCCGGGATCGCGACGGATCATTCGCGAAGTGGCTGGATGCTAACCATCCGCTGGCGAAAGACGATTGGGTAAAGCTATTCAAGAAGACCTTTGTGTTTACAGGCGGGGAGATCACCGGCGAGTTCCTGCTCAGCACCGGTTATCTTCCCGGCGCGCACGCTGTGACATGCCCGGTGTACGAGCGAATCGCAAAAAGGAACCCGCCTTGGATGAGGAGCTAG
- a CDS encoding L-threonylcarbamoyladenylate synthase, with protein sequence MTQAIHLDPEHPQQEAIERAASIIRNGGLVAFPTETVYGLGADAMNQSAVEKIFEAKGRPADNPLIVHVSSRDMVDLAASGVSKNAERLMDKFWPGPLTLVLERKPEVAPSASAGLSTVAVRMPRNTIALALIRSSRTPIAAPSANASGRPSPTTAAHVLEDLGGRIDMILDGGTTNIGIESTVLDMTSDPPMILRPGWITREMLMAVIGPVEQATSGEELRRSPGTRHRHYSPRAQVILVEHGSAGLIEGICKEHLKEGSVGLVGHSAVAIDDPNLSKIRLENSAKDYAHSIYAALRELDDKNTRVVVVEGISEAGEGAAVMDRLRRAAWQDDGR encoded by the coding sequence ATGACCCAGGCCATCCATCTAGACCCTGAGCACCCTCAACAGGAAGCAATCGAACGGGCGGCGTCGATCATTCGAAACGGGGGTCTGGTCGCCTTCCCAACCGAAACCGTGTACGGACTGGGCGCCGATGCGATGAACCAGAGCGCGGTCGAGAAGATCTTCGAAGCAAAGGGCAGACCCGCCGACAATCCGCTGATAGTTCACGTCAGTAGCCGCGATATGGTTGACCTCGCAGCAAGCGGTGTAAGCAAAAACGCCGAGCGGCTGATGGATAAATTCTGGCCAGGCCCGCTGACTTTGGTGCTCGAGCGAAAGCCGGAAGTCGCGCCCTCGGCATCGGCGGGCTTATCGACGGTTGCCGTGCGAATGCCCAGGAACACAATCGCCCTCGCCCTGATTCGCTCCTCGCGCACTCCCATTGCCGCGCCGAGCGCTAACGCATCTGGAAGACCGAGCCCAACGACCGCAGCGCACGTGCTCGAAGATCTGGGCGGGCGAATCGATATGATTCTCGACGGCGGAACTACGAACATCGGGATCGAATCGACGGTGCTTGATATGACTTCCGATCCACCAATGATCCTGCGGCCGGGCTGGATAACCCGCGAGATGTTGATGGCGGTCATTGGACCGGTGGAGCAAGCGACGTCCGGAGAAGAACTGCGGCGCTCGCCGGGCACCCGGCATCGACACTACAGCCCTCGCGCCCAGGTGATCCTAGTCGAGCACGGCTCGGCAGGCTTGATTGAAGGCATTTGCAAAGAGCATCTGAAAGAAGGCAGCGTGGGGCTCGTAGGTCACTCGGCAGTCGCGATCGATGACCCGAACCTCTCAAAGATTCGCCTGGAAAACAGTGCGAAAGACTATGCTCATTCCATCTACGCCGCGTTACGCGAGCTTGATGATAAGAACACCCGCGTGGTTGTGGTCGAAGGCATCAGTGAGGCTGGTGAAGGGGCGGCCGTTATGGATCGGCTTCGCAGGGCCGCGTGGCAAGATGATGGCCGATGA
- a CDS encoding carboxymuconolactone decarboxylase family protein codes for MKQPIITPRAIGRARTTLLCVVLFSFADTSLRRVVAQQPVNKQLNRGGVPLRLREPRIKPIEEKDWTAVERELLAPIKTERGSVPNIYGTLARHPKLFAPRLTFGRYIQRGSTVPARDREILILRIAWLSSGEYEWSARTTIGIQNGLTKEDIQRIAKGPQARGWNAFDASLVLAADELYRNMFISDPTWNSLAMRYDTHQMMDLVMTVGGYHMLAMALNSFGVRLEQDAAGFPTRAGTLQPGPNRRGGIPIRLSRPRIPPTPESDWSNDERELLSGFKQQRGYVMNVYGTLTRHPQMYRPWLAFARYILRESSLPAREREMLICRIAWLASGEYEWAAHKSLGKDAGLTDAEITRLSEGPDAKGWRPIDGAIVKAVDELHYDALISDATWTALARRFDTRQLMDLVFTVGAYKMLAMALNSFGAQLDKGMIGFETPANRN; via the coding sequence ATGAAACAGCCGATCATTACTCCCCGAGCCATAGGCCGCGCACGAACCACTCTCCTCTGCGTCGTTCTATTCTCATTCGCGGATACTTCCTTGCGCCGAGTCGTGGCTCAGCAGCCTGTCAACAAGCAACTAAACCGAGGCGGTGTGCCGTTGCGCTTGCGCGAGCCGAGAATCAAACCTATCGAGGAAAAAGATTGGACCGCGGTGGAGCGCGAACTTCTCGCCCCGATCAAGACGGAACGTGGGTCCGTGCCGAACATCTACGGGACCCTGGCGCGCCACCCAAAGCTGTTCGCACCTCGTCTTACCTTCGGCCGCTACATTCAACGCGGCTCGACGGTGCCGGCGCGAGACCGCGAGATTCTCATCCTCCGAATCGCCTGGCTCTCAAGCGGGGAGTACGAATGGTCGGCGCGCACGACTATCGGAATCCAAAACGGCCTGACAAAAGAAGACATCCAGCGCATAGCCAAAGGGCCGCAAGCACGTGGATGGAATGCGTTCGACGCTTCGCTGGTGCTTGCAGCAGACGAGCTGTATCGGAACATGTTCATTAGCGATCCGACTTGGAACAGTCTGGCAATGCGCTACGACACTCATCAGATGATGGATCTTGTGATGACCGTAGGCGGGTATCACATGCTGGCGATGGCGCTCAACAGCTTCGGTGTTCGGCTTGAGCAGGACGCTGCCGGTTTTCCAACTCGAGCCGGCACGCTCCAACCCGGGCCGAACCGCAGAGGTGGCATTCCGATTCGGCTCTCGAGACCGAGGATCCCGCCAACTCCGGAGAGCGACTGGTCCAATGACGAACGCGAGCTTTTGTCCGGTTTCAAACAGCAGCGGGGCTACGTTATGAACGTCTACGGCACGCTGACGCGTCATCCGCAGATGTACAGACCGTGGCTGGCCTTTGCGAGATACATCTTGCGAGAGTCATCGCTGCCGGCCAGAGAACGAGAAATGCTGATCTGCCGGATAGCCTGGCTTGCGAGCGGCGAGTATGAGTGGGCGGCGCATAAGAGCCTTGGCAAGGACGCGGGTTTGACTGACGCGGAGATCACTCGCCTGTCAGAAGGACCGGACGCTAAGGGCTGGAGACCGATTGATGGAGCAATCGTGAAAGCTGTCGATGAGCTGCACTACGATGCTCTGATCAGTGATGCTACCTGGACGGCGCTCGCGAGGCGTTTCGATACGAGGCAACTGATGGATTTGGTATTCACGGTCGGCGCGTACAAGATGCTGGCGATGGCGCTCAATAGCTTTGGTGCGCAGTTGGACAAAGGAATGATCGGCTTCGAAACCCCAGCGAATCGAAATTGA
- a CDS encoding VOC family protein, producing the protein MFRGLRTVIYHVNELDRAKAWYSSVLGIEPYFDQPFYVGFNVGGFELGLDPDMTGITTGAGGVSAYWGVSDCEAAFNRLLELGASAHSPVQNVGGGIRVAAVNDPFGNVLGVIENPNFSIDATK; encoded by the coding sequence ATGTTTCGAGGACTCAGAACGGTTATCTATCATGTGAATGAGCTGGATCGAGCTAAGGCCTGGTACAGCTCGGTGCTTGGAATAGAGCCGTACTTCGATCAGCCGTTCTACGTCGGTTTCAACGTCGGCGGCTTTGAGCTGGGGCTCGATCCTGACATGACCGGCATCACAACCGGCGCCGGCGGCGTGAGCGCCTATTGGGGTGTGAGCGATTGTGAGGCCGCCTTCAACCGGCTGCTGGAGCTCGGCGCTTCGGCGCATAGTCCGGTGCAGAATGTCGGCGGCGGCATCCGGGTTGCGGCCGTCAACGACCCGTTTGGTAACGTACTGGGCGTGATTGAGAACCCAAATTTCTCGATCGATGCGACGAAGTAG
- a CDS encoding DNA translocase FtsK, with amino-acid sequence MDSSNLELRLSELRRELEEILLMIEATPSAAARANQQREASLSNLGDAEHETSQPAKPCDADASVPDELYDDALVVVTEFGQASHAILQMWLSIDYHRAGRILREFEAQGLVSSRGKVRHKAYGLRRSKGMEFRL; translated from the coding sequence ATGGACTCGTCCAATCTGGAGCTTCGCCTGTCAGAGTTGCGCCGCGAACTGGAAGAGATTCTCTTGATGATCGAGGCGACCCCGAGCGCCGCGGCGCGCGCTAACCAACAACGCGAGGCTTCACTGTCCAATCTCGGCGATGCCGAGCATGAAACCAGTCAACCGGCGAAACCCTGCGATGCCGACGCGTCTGTGCCCGACGAACTATACGACGACGCGCTTGTCGTGGTGACCGAGTTTGGCCAGGCATCGCACGCGATTCTGCAGATGTGGCTCTCAATTGATTACCACCGCGCGGGGCGAATACTGCGCGAGTTCGAAGCTCAGGGGTTGGTGTCGTCTAGAGGAAAGGTCCGTCACAAAGCCTATGGTCTGCGACGTTCAAAGGGCATGGAGTTCAGGCTTTAG
- a CDS encoding EVE domain-containing protein, which translates to MPKRYWLMKSEPTSYSIDDLKRDKSTLWEGVRNYQARNFMTKEMSVGDEVLFYHSSTEPPAVVGIAEVSARAEPDPTQFDQRDSHHDPKATPANPIWYCVRVKFKQRLNRPVALSELREQKELQNMMLLRKGSRLSIQSVTEKEFKLVIKLGSRKATGARKAKG; encoded by the coding sequence ATGCCAAAGCGATACTGGTTGATGAAATCCGAACCAACCTCATACTCGATCGATGATCTGAAAAGAGACAAGTCAACGCTTTGGGAAGGAGTGAGAAACTACCAGGCGCGAAACTTCATGACGAAAGAAATGAGCGTTGGCGACGAAGTACTGTTCTATCACTCGAGCACCGAGCCGCCCGCCGTCGTAGGTATCGCCGAAGTGAGCGCTCGCGCTGAACCGGACCCCACTCAGTTTGACCAGCGCGACTCGCACCACGATCCGAAGGCTACGCCCGCGAATCCGATCTGGTACTGCGTGCGAGTGAAGTTCAAACAAAGACTCAACCGCCCGGTTGCGCTTTCAGAATTGAGAGAGCAGAAGGAACTGCAGAACATGATGCTGCTGAGAAAAGGGAGCCGGCTTTCGATTCAATCGGTCACCGAAAAGGAGTTCAAGCTCGTCATCAAACTTGGATCGCGCAAAGCCACTGGCGCAAGAAAGGCCAAGGGATGA
- a CDS encoding MmcQ/YjbR family DNA-binding protein, with amino-acid sequence MHPLMDIDSIRNYCLSLPHATEDIQWGNDLLFRISGKIFAGISLDPPHSFSFKCTPEKFDELIELEGIIPAPYTARNKWVMLESLDALGDSEIKPLIKNSYEMIFAKLTRKAHAELGASNKAAAKPKPPRKK; translated from the coding sequence GTGCATCCTCTGATGGACATCGACTCGATCCGAAACTACTGCCTCTCTCTTCCGCACGCAACAGAGGACATTCAGTGGGGCAACGATCTGCTGTTTCGAATCTCGGGAAAAATATTCGCCGGGATAAGCCTCGATCCACCACATTCTTTCTCGTTCAAGTGCACCCCTGAGAAGTTTGACGAGTTGATCGAACTCGAGGGCATCATACCCGCGCCCTATACGGCGCGGAACAAATGGGTGATGCTTGAAAGCCTGGACGCGCTTGGCGATTCTGAAATCAAACCGCTGATCAAGAATTCATATGAGATGATCTTTGCGAAGCTAACCAGGAAGGCGCACGCAGAACTTGGCGCGAGCAATAAAGCAGCCGCCAAGCCGAAGCCGCCGCGAAAGAAGTAG